The Elusimicrobiota bacterium region CCAGTGACAGCACGGCCGATGATATGGGCGGTTCACCTTCTCAAACCAAAGCACTCAGACGAGCAAAATAATACAATGAAACCGCCCTCGACAACTCAAGTCGCCACTGCGTTCCATCAAGGAATCGACAAAAACAGCAGGCCGAGGGTACTGACGGTTCTTCCGAGTCACCCATTTCCCACGAACACAGGGCTGCAGCTGCGCATGGTCAACAACCTGGCTCTCCTGCGCCGCCTAGGCTGTGAGAGCCGGGTCCTGCTGTTCTCGACCGAAGAGCACGCCCTGACGGCCTCCGACAACGGGCAATTGGCCCAATACTGTGACGGATTCATCCATGGCGGATGTCGAAAGCCTCAGACCAGCTTTTCCATATCATCGCTCATCGCGCATAAGTTGGATTTTCTCATTGGCGGGGCTCTGGGCTTGCGCGGCCGGCGATATCCCTTCTCCATGAGGTACGATGCCATCGGGGCAGAAAGGATCATCATTACCGAGGCTCTACGGACCGAAGCGGATTTCGTTGTCTTGCCTTCGTTCATGCTCCATTACGCCAAGGCCCTAGCTGATAAAGGCTTCAAAGTCATCGCTGATGCGATTGACGTATTGACCGACTTGACCTCGTCCCTGTTGGTCAACTATGGCGGCAAAGGCCGCGCCAGCAAGCTCGGGCTGCTAGCAAACCATCTAGCATCCCGCTCTCAGGAGCGGTTGTACTTGCCGGCTTGCGTTGAGATCTGGGCCACGACTGAAGCGGAGGCTGTTACCCTGCGGAGGATATCACGCGGCGTGAATTCAGTGGTCGTCGGGAACTGCATGGACGAGGATGCGGTCACGCCGAGTCCCCAGACCGAGTCGCATTCAGTAGGCTTCATCGGGACCTATTCCATGCTCCCGAATGTAGAGGCCGCTCTGTTCCTGGCGGAGAAGGTGTTCCCGCATGTTCTCAAGCACCGCCCCCAGGCGCGCTTGCGCCTTGCGGGAGCGCACATGCCGAGCGATGCCGCAGCACGGCTGAGCTCTTTCAAGCACGTCGAGCTCTTGGGCGCAGTCCCCGACTCCAAGGCTTTCTTCGACAGTTGCGCTGTGATCGCCTTGCCTATATTCGTCTATGGCGGCACCCCGCTCAAGCTGGTCGAAGCCATGGCGCGCGGCAAGGCCGTGGTGGTGAACACCCTTCTAGGAGCCCGCGCGCCCGTATCTGACGGCCAGGACCTCATTATCCGGGACGAACCGAATGCTTTTGCCGCAGCGATCGTCAAGCTGCTGAAGGACCCCGCCGAACGCGCTCGCTTGGGCGGCAACGCACGGAACACATTCCTCAAGGTTTGGTCCCGCAAGCAGGCCGAAGTTCTCTTGCGGCAACAGAGCATCCTGGCACGCCCCCTGACCTGACAAAATGAAGGAAACCACCCAGACCATGCCAAGCGTTCCTCATCAGGACCAAAAGACGTTGTCCATCGGCATCATCGGCGCCGGAGAGGTCGCGGCCAAGCTCCATCTGCCCGTTCTCACAGCCACGCCGGGCATCGAGGTCGCTTTTGTCGCCGATACGCGCGCCGAGAGCGCCAAGGCGGTCGGAGAGGTCTATGGGATCGATTGGATCGCTGTTTCAGGGGATGTTTCCTGCCTCCCACAGACTGATGTCGCCCTGCTTGCCGTTCCTGTGGGTATTCGCGCGCCCTACTACGACCTCTTTGCGCAGCGCGGTACCGCAGTGCTGGCCGAGAAACCGCTGACCGTCTCGTATGACGAAGCCCGGCGGCTGTGCGCGCTTTACCCGGAGCATAAGCTGGGTTGCGGTTTTCAGCGCCGGGCTTATGCCTCCGTGGCCGCGGCCCGCGCCTGCGTCAGAGAGAAAGCCTTCGGCCCGATCCGCAGTGTCCGAATATCCGAAGGAGCGAGGACGACCAAGACCGGGACCGACGCGCGCTTCTACGATAGCTGGTCGGCTGCGTCGGGCGGCATTCTGCGCGACCTGGGCTCCCATTCCTTGGACCTCGCATTCCATATCTCGGGGGCGTCCGAAGCCCGCGCGGTGAGCCAACAATTCTATTTTGACGACCTAATCGACAGAGAGGTCCACGCCCGCATGGTCTTCCGTGGAGACGGGGGAGAATTCGAGACCGACCTATTTCTCACATGGCTGGGTAGCGCGGATAACTGCTTGGAATTCCGTTTTGATTCGTGCATCCTTGCGATTCCAACTCGGGCGGAAAAACCAGCCCAACTGCTCGATCTCCAAGGCAAACCCCTCGGTGTCACCCTGACCTCGAACTTGCGCCAGGCAACGACCACGTACCAGGCATTCTATCTGGAATGGGAAGCCTTCATTTCTGGAGTCCGCAGCGGGACACCCTCATCCTTCTGCGCCTCGTCCTGTCTAGCCACGGTCCACATCGCAGAGGAACTCTACGCTGCCGGCAGGAAGAAGAAATTGTGAGGATCGGGATTACAGGTGCCAACGGCCAGGTGGGCAGCGAGGTCTGCCTGCTGCTCCAGGCCGTCCCAGGAATAGAGCTGGTCCCGGTGGTCCGCAACCCTTCGGGGTCGGCTTTCCTGCGGCGCCATGGCTTGGAATGCCGGCACGGCAGGATCGCGCAAGCCGATGAGGCGCAGCGCCTCATCGGCGACTGCGACGTGATCGCGAATTTTGCGCTGAGCACGAGCGGGCGCCCCAGCCTGGACCGGGAAATGAACCGCCGAATCACCCGCAACCTCGTCGAGGCAGCCAAGCCCGGAGCGCGGCTCGTTTTCTTCAGCACGATCATGGTATACGCACCGAACACGACTTTCGGACTCATCCCGGATGCCTATGGGATCGAGAAGCTTCTCAACGAACGCTTTTTTAAGAAGCTCTGCCGGGCTACGCGACATCAAGCCTATATCCTGCGGCTCGGGCATGTGCTCGGAGAACTTCAGAATATCACTCAGCACATCCGGCGTGAGCTTAAAGCGGGGCCGGTCATGCTCCCCGGAGGCGGATATCGAGGTTCAAACACTGTTTTCACGGCCGCGATCGCGGAGGCATTGGTCCGCATAGCCCATGGCGAAGTCCCGGCTGGGACGTTCGACCTCGTCTCATGCCCGCAGTGGAGTTGGCGCGATCTATACCTTCATTATGCGGAGCAACTGCATATTCCTGCTGATATCCGCTCAGGCGAGGAATCCAGCCGCTCCAAGCTTGCCGTCCCCAGCGCGCTCCTGCGCGGGCTCATGGGTCATTTGAGCCAGAACCAGTACCTCCGCGAACGGCTCTCATTCCTGCTCGGATTGCTGCCCGACAAGGTCAACCGCAAGGTCCAGATTCGATATCTTCAGAGCCGGGCCTTCAAAGAAATCGCCGCGCTGGCGCAGCGAGAGGACAGGATTGTCGCCCTGGATTGGCGGGGTTTGGATGTGCGGCCGGTGCCGGGGTTGGGGAGCACTCAAGATTCTCTGCATCGGTTCACTTTCCCGGTTCTGGATGCTGGACCGAGGCTATTCTTAGAGGCTAAGTCATGACCGTGGACCTGGGGCTGACCTTGGACGGCTCTTCGTGGCCTCTTTATGCCGCCATGCTGGGAATTTGGCTTTGGAGCCTGCGCTTGGTCCCGGACCTCCGCAAGCTCGGCTGGCAGGCCGTGCCCGTGTCGCTTTTCGGTCTGGTTTGGCTCGGATTCTTCCTTGATTTCGTCATGCGGTTCCCAATCCTCTGTTGGGACAGTTTCACTTTTGGGAACATGACGTCGCGCCTCGCCGAAGCCGCCCCGGAGAAGGTGAACCTTGCCCTGATCCTCGCCGGACTCTACTGGCTCTGCGTGTCCCTTGGCTTCGCTCTGGCTTCTCGAATAAGGGCGCCGAGCCCCTTGACTGGCCTTAGTGACTTCGCCGGACAGAACAGCGGCCGGCCCTCGCTTGCGTTGGCCGCGATTGCGACTATATGCATCATCCTCACTTCGGGGTTCGTCAATATTCCGAAGAGCCTCTTTACCCCCTTGGGCATCATGACGAGTCTCTGGATCATTCCCGCGAGTCTGGCTTGGTGGAACCACTTCCACGGCGCATCGGGCCACCTGTCCCGCCACCGATGGGGCCTGCTCTTGCCCGGCATCCTCCATGGGATTCTGAGCCCGTACCGAGAGAATTTCGCCCAAATCTTCATCGCGATCTGCATCGCGGCCTTCTACGCCGGACGCCGCTACCGACTTGCCCGTGTGGCCGCGTTGGGAGCTTTCCTCTTCCTGGCGGGCACCACACTCGTCGGCGCTTATCGGCAGGTCCTCTGGCAGGGCAAGGGCGCAGGCGAAGCCCTCGCCTACGCCGAGGCCGGCCACTCTTTCGAGAAGACCTCCGATGCCAAATGGGCCGAAGCGCTGCGGCGATTCCATGCCTTCGACTCGCTGCTTCTTACGACGCGTTTCGTGCCGGCGATTTTCCCATTCTCAGGACGGCCCATCTTCTTAGATTCATTGGTCCGCGGCCTCGTGCCGCGCGTGTTCTACGCGAACAAGGCCGGAAGCGTGCGGGGGACGGAATTCTCAATGACCATCTGGGGAGTCGGTGATGATACAAGTTCCCCGGCAGCAATCGCTCCCAGTATGCCCGGGGATCTCTTCGAAGCCGGCGGCGCTGTCTATGTCCTCCTGGGAGGTCTTGGCTGGGGGCTTTGCCTGGGCTTTCTGGAGGGCTGGAAGCTCAAGCTCCCTTCCCGGGCGGCCGCGGCCTTCACCGCATTGCTGGCAACACACTGCGCCGCGAGCGTAGAGCGAGACTTCGGCCATATGATTGCGGCGACCCTGCAATTGCTGATCGTGCTCTTCCTGGTCACAAAATTCCTGGCGCCCAAGCGGCTGCCGCGGTTTGTTCAGCCAAACATATCGGAGATGCCCCCCCGGCCCATCGCATGAAAGTCGCCATATTGCTCAATCGCAGTCATTCTTTGCTGCGCGCAGTCGGCAAGAGAATATTGACCACGGCTTTTCAGGCGGCCTCTCTCAAGAGCCTCAAGAGGTTCGTCTTGCCCGAGTACTACAGCTTCGCGGGGCTTCTGGACCCCGCCCCGCTCATCCTGGGCACCGGAGACCCCATCGACTGGGCCGCCTTGAAGGACCGCGAACTGCTCATCTGGGAGTGGGGCTGGACCGCGACGCCGGCGCGGACCATGCTTGAAATCAAGAACCGCACGGGGATCGCCGCGCTCATGTTCCCAGGGCCGCTGGACCGCTTCTGGCGGGAATTGAAACCGGAAGACCTGGAACTGCAATTCGAGGCCGCACAGGCCTGCGAAGCGATTGGCGCGATGCTCGAAGACACGGTCTCCTTCTATAAGACCCTCGTTCCGACCGCGCACGTCTTCCACCTCCCTGTTCCCATAGACACGGAAGCTCTCCGCGACTTTGCGGCCCCTACCGCTCAACGGGACCGCAAGCGAATACTCCTGACGGCTCCGACCCGATTCACGGGCCCTGCCAGCCAGCTGCCGATCGCTACTTTCGTCGCCTTCCGGCGGATCCTCCGACTCAAACCCGCGCTGGAAGGCCTCTGCTTTGTTTACGATGACGAGGAAAAAGAAGGCGCCCAGCGCGCCCTGCGCGCGCTGGGACTTTCCGGAAAGGTCGAGGTCAAACCCTACCTCCGACCGATACAGCGCTATCTCCAGACCGTGGCTCCTTGCTGGGCAGGGCTCTCCTTGCCCCACGGCCTTCTGCAGGGCCGCACGGCCATGACCTCGGCCTGCATCGGCATCCCCATGGTATTGAGCGAGGAGATCGAGACCCACCGCCGCCTATACCCAAAGACCTGCGTGCGCTGGCACGACACCGAAGCGGCCGCGAACTTGTGCTTGCGACTGCTGGAAGATGATACTTTCCGCAAGGATGTCGTTAAAGAGGCCGCGCATGGTATCGAATACTATTCAGTCGAGAACTGCCGCCGCCGGCTTGAAGCTGGCGCAAAGACGGCCCTGCAGCGGCGCTCCGGAAGACCCGCTTGAGGATCCTTTACACCGGCCCGCTCACACCGGCAGGACAGACCTGCGAGATGCGTCGCCGCGCTCTCGAACGGCTCGGCCATCAGACCATCCCAGTGGACTATGTGTCGTTGACGCGCGATTTGCCCGCGCTTTGGCGCAAGCTCCAGTGGCGACTGCGCGCCGGGCCGATGGTATCGCGCTATAATGACCAGCTCCTGGGCAAACTCGCTGAGCGTCCCGATGTCCTGTGGATAGACAAGGGGATGTTCGTCTTTCCCAAGGTGCTCTTGGCTGCCAAGCAAACCGGCAGCCGCATCGTGCATTATTCTCCAGACAACTACTTTCTCGGCCAGAACTCCTCCCGCCATTTCTGGAACGCGCTCAAGCTTTATGATCTCGTCGTTACGACCAAATCCGACAACACAGAGCGGCTGAAGGCCCGCGGGGCCCGATCCGTGGTGTTATCCGGCAATGCGTTCGCCCCCGAGGTCCACAAGCCGGTCGCTGATTGCGTGCCGACTTGCGACGTATCTTTCGTCGGCCGCTGGGAGCCGGAACGCGAGGATTGGCTGGCGCAGATTGCCGCGCTGGGAGTAAAACTCTCCGTCCGCGGGCCGCATTGGGAAAAAAGCCGAGTCGCGACCGTGCGCGTTGCGATCCAGCCGGCGTCGGCTTGGGGAGAAGACTACGCCCGCGCCATCTGTGAGGCCAAGGTCAACCTGTGCTTTCTTTCGCGGCTGGCCCAGGACCGCATCACCCAGCGCTCGGTCGAGATCCCAGCCTGCGGCGGCTTCATGCTGGCGGAGCGCACCGAAGAACACCTGGCTCATTTCAGGGAAGGAGCGGAAGCGGCCTATTTCGACGGGCCTGCCGAACTCTGCGACAAGGTCCTCTACTACCTCGCGCATAACGAGGAACGCCGCAAGATCGCCGCGGCCGGAAGGGCGCGGTGCCTGGCCTCCGACTACTCTTACGACGCCCGCCTCAAGCAGATCTTCGAGGCTCTAGAGGACGCGCCTTGACCGGGCCAGAACACGTCCTCATCTACCGCTGCGGCGCGATCGGCGACACCATCGTGGCCATCCCGGCGATACGCGCCATCCGTGAGCACTATCCCGGAGCGCGCTTCCTGCTCATGACCGCAAGCGGCGGCGAAGGAATCGTCTGGACCGACCGGGTCCTGCGCGAATTCAACTGGTTCGACGACGTCATCACCTACGAAACCAGCGAAATCTCCAACCCGCTTAGGATCTGGGGCGTCTTGGGGCGCGTGCGCCGCGGCGCCCCGGACATCGTCTTCTATCTGGCCAGCGAGAAGAACTCCCGATTCAAGATCCTGCGCGACCGCTTTTTCTTTCATCTCGCGGGAGCGCGCCGCTTCATCCCAGCCTATTCCGGAAAAGTCACCCTTTGGGGCCGCCTGAACAGGGCCCCGCGCCTGTACGTCAAAGAGACCGACCGCCTGCTGGCCGAACTTGCCCGGCAAGGCATCCCGGCCCCGACGGCCATGTTCGACCTGCCCATCACCCCGCGACATTCAGAACGGGTGACTGCGCTTCTCAAAGAGAGCGGCCTCGATCCCTCCCGGCCCTTGGTCGGCATGTGTCCGGGCTCCAAGCAGCCCATCAAGGTCTGGCCCGCCGAACGCTTCGTCGAGGTGGGGCTCCGCTTGATCCAGGAAGAAGGGGTGAACATCGTCATCGTGGGCGGCTCAGACGAAGCCGCCGTAGGCGCGCAATTGATGGACTTCTGGCCTGCCGGAAGGGCGGCCAACCTGGCGCAGAAGCTCTCGATTCTGGAGTCGGCCGAACTGCTGCGCCGATGCCTCTTCTATCTCGGCAACGACACCGGGGCCATGCACTTGGCCGCGGCCGTAGGAACCCGCTGCGTGGCCATCTTCGCCGCGCGAGAGCCCGCGCGCAGTTGGGATCCCTATGGGGACAACCATGCCATCCTGCGCAAGAGCGTCCCCTGCCAGAACTGCTACCTGCGCGAGTGCGTCAAGCAGGGCCTGCGCTGTCTAAAGGACATCACCGTGGAGGAAGTCTGGGCCGCTTGCCGCCGGATGCTGATCTACCGATGAGGAACATCCCATGTGCGGCATAGCCGGCATCCTGGGCCCGCAGGACAGGCAGGAGGGCCTGCGCGCTGTGACGGAGATGACCCGCGCCATGCGCCACCGCGGCCCGGACGGCTTCGGCGCCGAATGCGTGCCCACCTCAGAAGGCCGCAGCCTGTTCCTCGGACACGCGCGCCTCTCCATCCTGGACCTCTCCGAACACGCGGCCCAGCCCATGCGCGACCCCGCCACCGGCTCCTGGCTGGTGTATAACGGTGAGGTCTACAACTTCGCGGCCCTGCGCGGCGAGCTGCAGGCCATGGGCCGCAGCTTCGAGTCCACCGGCGACACCGAAGTCGTGCTCAAGTCTTTGCTGGAGTGGGGCCCCCAAGCCCTGCTGCGCCTGCGGGGCATGTACGCTTTCGCCTTCTGGGACGCCCGCAACCGCCGCCTCATCCTCGGCCGGGACCCCGTCGGCATCAAGCCCCTGCTTCTGGCGCGGATCGGAGATTCGCTATTGTTCGCCTCCGAGCTGCGCGGCCTGGCCGCCTCGGGCCTAGCCAAGTTCACCCTGGACCCCCTGGGGGTCCAATCGTTCCTGACCTTCGGCACGGTCATCGAGCCCGCGACCATCATCGAGGAGGTCGTCCATGTGCCGCCCGGCCACGTTGTGGTCGTAGACGCCCAAGGCCGCGCCGCCCCGCCGCGGCGCATCCTCGGCCTCGACGACCTGCTGGCGCGCCACGGCCGGGCCGACCGGGTTGGCCGCCCGGAGGCGGTCGCGCGGGTCCGGGGCGAGCTTACGCGTTCGGTACGCGAGCATCTGGTCAGCGACGTGCCGACCGGAGTGCTGCTCTCGGGAGGCGTCGATTCCTCCATCCTGGCGACCTTGGCCGACAGCGCGCAGGACGGCCGGGACATCCATTTCCTGACCGTGTGCTTCCCGGAGCGGGAGTTCTCCGAGCTAGGCTACGCCAAGCAGGTCGCGCGCGGCCTGCGCGGCCGCCATCACGCCGTGCACATGGACGCCGAAGACCTGCTCCGCCGCCTGCCCCCGGCCCTGGCAGCCATGGACCAGCCGACCGTGGACGGCATCAACACCTTCATCATCTCGAAGATCGCGGCCGAGCAGGGCATCAAGGTCCTGCTCTCCGGCCTGGGCGGCGACGAGCTATTCGGCGGCTACACCACTTTCTGGAAGGCCCCGCTGCTTTGGCGTCACCGCGGCCTGCTGTCGCGCCTGGCTCGCCATCTGCCCTGTGGCTTTTTGGGCAGCGAGACCGAATGGCTCAAGATGCGGCGGGCCTCGGAAGGCTTCGACCTGCGGGACGCCTATCTTCTCCAGCGCTCGATCCGCTGGAGCCCGCGGTCCTCGCGCATCTCCATCCTGGGGACCCTGCCGGACAACGCCGCGATCCCGCCCGAGGCCTGGGACCTCCTGGCCACGGACCACCGCCTCGATGATTTCCGCCGCATCTCGTACTTGGAATCCGTGTTCTACATGCGCAACCAACTCCTGCGCGACGCCGACGTGTTCAGCTCCGCCAACTCGGTCGAAATGCGAGTGCCCTTCCTGGATCTCGACTTGGTGGAGACCGCCTGGAGCCTGCCGGCAACGCTCCACTCCTCAGCCCTGCGGGGGGGCAAGCTCCTGCTCAAAAGCATCCTGGGCGAGATGCACCCTGGCCTGCCTTTGTCCCGCCGCAAAATGGGCTTCATGCTGCCGTGGGAGAAATGGCTGCGCGGCATGCTTTACGAAAGGGTTGCCGACACGATCCACACCACAAGCGCCTATCCGGGCGTTGGGGTGGAGCCCGGCGAAGGGCGCGAGATCCTGCAGGCCTTCATGGCGAACGACCCCGCGATAACTTGGTCGCAGGTGTGGTCCCTCTTTGTCCTGCTGGATTGGCACTCCCGCGTCCGTTCGAGCCTGCGCTCCTCATGAAGCCAAGGAAGATAGCGGTCTTGGAGGCCATCTCGCATTTGGGCGGGGCTGAGATCAGCCTCCTTGAGCTCGTGCGCAAGCTGAAGGGCGATTTCGCGTTCACCTTGATACTGCCCGAGGACGGCCCCTTGCGCCAAAAGGCGCTCGCGGCCGGGGCCGAGGTCCGGATCCTGGCCTGGCCTGACCGCCTCATGCGCCTGGGCGAACGGGCGTGCCGCTTCTCCGCGATGACGCTGGGCCGAGCCGCTTTGGCTGTGGGCGCCATCCCAGGTTTCGCCCGAGGCCTGAGCGCTTTGCTCGATGAGATAGGGGCCGACGTCCTGCTCACCAATGGGATCAAATCTCACATCCTCGGCGCCGCGGCAACGCGGGGCTCGCGCCGGCCTCTGATCTGGTATCTGCGCGATGGGCTGGAGGGCCGGACCCTCTCCCAACTGGCCCTGCGCGTCTGCGCCCGCCGCTGTGCGGGCGGGGTGGCCATCTCGCGCTATGTCGAGGGTGAGGCCCGCCGCGTCTTGCCGGCGGCTGTCCCGATACGCGTCCTTTACAACATCGTAGACCTCGAGAGGTTCCAGCCCAATGCCGCGCCGGCCACTGACCTGCGCAAAGCCCCTGGCGAGGTATGGTTCGGAGTGGTGGGCGCCCTGACTCCGCTCAAGGGCCAGGACCTGTTCCTGGAAGCGGCCGCCAGGGTTACGCGGGAGCTACCACAGGCGCGCTTTGTGATTGTTGGCGCGAATTTCTACCGCACCGAAGCCACTCTCGGCTTTGAGGCTGATCTGCGGCGCCGGGCCGAACAGCCCGATTTGAGCGGCCGCGTGCTGTTCTTGGGCCAGCGCGAGCATATGCCGGGGGTCCTGAGACGCCTGGATGTCCTCGTCCAGCCCAACCGGGGGCCTGAAGGGCTCGGCCGTTCGGTGCTAGAGGCCATGGCTTGCGGAGTCCCGGTCATCGCGGTGGACCGCTGGGGCCCGGCTGAGCTTATCTCGGACGGCCGGACCGGCCTGCTGACGCCCTGGCTGGACGTGCCGGCTTTGGCCAAGCGGATGCTTGAGCTGGGTGCCAATCGCGCGCGTTGCGCCGAGCTGGGCGCTGCGGGTCGGAACTGGGCTGCTAGCGAGTTGGAGCCCAAGCGCCTCGTAAATGCATTCCGTCAGTTCATGCAGGAGCGGATGAATGGCCGCTGAAACCTCGGCAGGGACACGCCGGCTGCGAGTTCTGCACATCGGCAAGTACTACCCGCCGCATTGGGGCGGGATAGAGAGCTACACGGAGTCCTTGTGCCTGGCGCTGCAAGACCGAGTGGACTTCGAGGTCTTGGTCGCCAACGATGGCCGAGTTGACTGTGATGAGAAACTGGGGGGTGTCCATGTCCAGCGATTGGCGACTTGGCTAAAACTGGCCTCGGCGCCGATTTGTCCGGGCTTGGCGTGGCGCATCCGAAAGACTCCCGCGGACATCGTCCACCTTCATCATCCGAATCCTTTTGCCGTCCTTGCCTATCTAGCCAGCGGCCATCCGGGGAAGCTGGTGATTTCTTATCACAGCGACATAGTGAGGCAGAAGATTCTGGGGGCGTTCTTTATGCCGATTCTGGGCATCGCTCTACGCAGGGCCTCAGCCATCATCGCCACGTCGCGGCAATATGTCGATTCATCTGCGGTCCTCCGAAAATATTCTGCCCGCTGTGTGGTGATTCCGCTCTCAATAGACCCGCGACGATTCGAAGAACGCGATGAAGGGGAGGTATCAAGAATCCGCGAGCGCTTCGGCCCACGGCTGCTCCTTGCGGTGGGACGTCTTGTCTCTTACAAGGGTTTTGGCTATCTGATCGAGGCGATGTCACGGGTGAATGGGCGGCTCCTTCTGATCGGAGACGGGCCATTGCGCCAGGAGCTGGAAACGCTGGTGCTGGTGCGAGGCCTGCGAGACCGAGTAAGCTTCCTCAGCAACGTCTCCGATTTGCGGCCGTATTACCAGGCAGCCGACGTTTTCGTCCTGCCTTCGATCACGAGAGCCGAGGCTTTTGGCATCGTCCAACTCGAGGCCATGGCCTGCGGAGTGCCGGTCGTCAATACGGCGCTGGCTACGGGGGTCCAATTCGTCTCCCCAGACGGACTGACTGGTATGACTGTGCCGCCCGGGGACTCAGCGGCCTTGGCTGGAGCCATCAACCGGCTGGTGGACGACCGCGGCTTGTGTGACCGCTTGGGCTCGGCTGGGAGACAACGGGTATTCCGGGAGTTCAGCTTGGGGGATACGGCTCGACGGACCCTGGACCTTTACGCCCGTGTCGCCAGAGGCTGATCAGTTTTATCGGAAGAGTCAGACGTGAGCACCGGCGCCGATTGCGCACGGTCGTGGCCAACGGCAAGGTCATGCACGCAAACCCGCTTGACCGTCTTGAGCAGGATCCCCATGTCCAACGCAAAAGAGATGTTCTTCACGTAGTACAGGTCGTAATGAAGTTTCTCAAGCGAATCGGCCGCGTTGCTCGTGGCGCGGAAGTTGACCTGGGCCCACCCCGTGATGCCCGGCTTGACCAGATGCCGCAGATGGTAGTGCGGGACCTGTTCCTCCAAGATGCTCACCTCGTGCACCCATTCCGGGCGGGGGCCCACCAAGGACATCTCTCCCTTGAGCACGTTCCACAATTGGGGCAGCTCATCCAGCCGATAACGCCTGAGGAATCGTCCGAGCCGCGTGATCCGGGAATCAGCCGAGCCCCCGTCGTGCAGGGGCCCCTTCTGGTCGGCGCCAGGCACCATGGTCCGCAGCTTCCAGACGAGGAATTCCTCTCCATGATAGCCAAGGCGCTTCTGCGTGTAGAAGGGAGACCCCAAGTAGATGAGGGCGGTCAAAGCGAACAGCGGCAGGCTCAGCAAAAGGCCGGCCAAAGACAGCGCCAGGTCCAAGGCCCGCTTGACGAACATGTAGGGCTCTTTGCCCTTATGCAGGACATTGGTCAAGAGCCATCTGGATTTGGCCGCGGATTCGGGCGGCACCCTGTGGAAGGTCTCCTCATAGAAATCCAGGAGAGTCCGCACCGGGATGTCTTTCGCCGTCGCGATCGACAGTATGGCGCGCCCCAACGAGGGCATCTTCTCCACCTCCTCGGCGACCACCACCAAGACATCGACGTCGCATTTCTTCTGCGTCGCGCAGGCGTCCGGATGCCAATAATCCGAGAGGCGTGCGCCTATTTCAAGCGCCCGCAGGTCCGGGCAAGGGACGCAGCGCATGCCGTAGAAGCCGCAGCGCGCCAACTCGTCGCGG contains the following coding sequences:
- a CDS encoding Gfo/Idh/MocA family oxidoreductase; this translates as MKETTQTMPSVPHQDQKTLSIGIIGAGEVAAKLHLPVLTATPGIEVAFVADTRAESAKAVGEVYGIDWIAVSGDVSCLPQTDVALLAVPVGIRAPYYDLFAQRGTAVLAEKPLTVSYDEARRLCALYPEHKLGCGFQRRAYASVAAARACVREKAFGPIRSVRISEGARTTKTGTDARFYDSWSAASGGILRDLGSHSLDLAFHISGASEARAVSQQFYFDDLIDREVHARMVFRGDGGEFETDLFLTWLGSADNCLEFRFDSCILAIPTRAEKPAQLLDLQGKPLGVTLTSNLRQATTTYQAFYLEWEAFISGVRSGTPSSFCASSCLATVHIAEELYAAGRKKKL
- a CDS encoding glycosyltransferase; this encodes MRILYTGPLTPAGQTCEMRRRALERLGHQTIPVDYVSLTRDLPALWRKLQWRLRAGPMVSRYNDQLLGKLAERPDVLWIDKGMFVFPKVLLAAKQTGSRIVHYSPDNYFLGQNSSRHFWNALKLYDLVVTTKSDNTERLKARGARSVVLSGNAFAPEVHKPVADCVPTCDVSFVGRWEPEREDWLAQIAALGVKLSVRGPHWEKSRVATVRVAIQPASAWGEDYARAICEAKVNLCFLSRLAQDRITQRSVEIPACGGFMLAERTEEHLAHFREGAEAAYFDGPAELCDKVLYYLAHNEERRKIAAAGRARCLASDYSYDARLKQIFEALEDAP
- a CDS encoding glycosyltransferase family 9 protein, with the translated sequence MTGPEHVLIYRCGAIGDTIVAIPAIRAIREHYPGARFLLMTASGGEGIVWTDRVLREFNWFDDVITYETSEISNPLRIWGVLGRVRRGAPDIVFYLASEKNSRFKILRDRFFFHLAGARRFIPAYSGKVTLWGRLNRAPRLYVKETDRLLAELARQGIPAPTAMFDLPITPRHSERVTALLKESGLDPSRPLVGMCPGSKQPIKVWPAERFVEVGLRLIQEEGVNIVIVGGSDEAAVGAQLMDFWPAGRAANLAQKLSILESAELLRRCLFYLGNDTGAMHLAAAVGTRCVAIFAAREPARSWDPYGDNHAILRKSVPCQNCYLRECVKQGLRCLKDITVEEVWAACRRMLIYR
- the asnB gene encoding asparagine synthase (glutamine-hydrolyzing) produces the protein MCGIAGILGPQDRQEGLRAVTEMTRAMRHRGPDGFGAECVPTSEGRSLFLGHARLSILDLSEHAAQPMRDPATGSWLVYNGEVYNFAALRGELQAMGRSFESTGDTEVVLKSLLEWGPQALLRLRGMYAFAFWDARNRRLILGRDPVGIKPLLLARIGDSLLFASELRGLAASGLAKFTLDPLGVQSFLTFGTVIEPATIIEEVVHVPPGHVVVVDAQGRAAPPRRILGLDDLLARHGRADRVGRPEAVARVRGELTRSVREHLVSDVPTGVLLSGGVDSSILATLADSAQDGRDIHFLTVCFPEREFSELGYAKQVARGLRGRHHAVHMDAEDLLRRLPPALAAMDQPTVDGINTFIISKIAAEQGIKVLLSGLGGDELFGGYTTFWKAPLLWRHRGLLSRLARHLPCGFLGSETEWLKMRRASEGFDLRDAYLLQRSIRWSPRSSRISILGTLPDNAAIPPEAWDLLATDHRLDDFRRISYLESVFYMRNQLLRDADVFSSANSVEMRVPFLDLDLVETAWSLPATLHSSALRGGKLLLKSILGEMHPGLPLSRRKMGFMLPWEKWLRGMLYERVADTIHTTSAYPGVGVEPGEGREILQAFMANDPAITWSQVWSLFVLLDWHSRVRSSLRSS
- a CDS encoding glycosyltransferase; translated protein: MVNNLALLRRLGCESRVLLFSTEEHALTASDNGQLAQYCDGFIHGGCRKPQTSFSISSLIAHKLDFLIGGALGLRGRRYPFSMRYDAIGAERIIITEALRTEADFVVLPSFMLHYAKALADKGFKVIADAIDVLTDLTSSLLVNYGGKGRASKLGLLANHLASRSQERLYLPACVEIWATTEAEAVTLRRISRGVNSVVVGNCMDEDAVTPSPQTESHSVGFIGTYSMLPNVEAALFLAEKVFPHVLKHRPQARLRLAGAHMPSDAAARLSSFKHVELLGAVPDSKAFFDSCAVIALPIFVYGGTPLKLVEAMARGKAVVVNTLLGARAPVSDGQDLIIRDEPNAFAAAIVKLLKDPAERARLGGNARNTFLKVWSRKQAEVLLRQQSILARPLT
- a CDS encoding NAD(P)-dependent oxidoreductase; amino-acid sequence: MRIGITGANGQVGSEVCLLLQAVPGIELVPVVRNPSGSAFLRRHGLECRHGRIAQADEAQRLIGDCDVIANFALSTSGRPSLDREMNRRITRNLVEAAKPGARLVFFSTIMVYAPNTTFGLIPDAYGIEKLLNERFFKKLCRATRHQAYILRLGHVLGELQNITQHIRRELKAGPVMLPGGGYRGSNTVFTAAIAEALVRIAHGEVPAGTFDLVSCPQWSWRDLYLHYAEQLHIPADIRSGEESSRSKLAVPSALLRGLMGHLSQNQYLRERLSFLLGLLPDKVNRKVQIRYLQSRAFKEIAALAQREDRIVALDWRGLDVRPVPGLGSTQDSLHRFTFPVLDAGPRLFLEAKS